The DNA region AGGGTGCGATCAGCGCCGCGCCCAGCAGCAGGCGCAGGGTGTCCTGCCCGGCCAGCCCCGCGCCCGCCGCCGGCGCCAGGTGCCACAGCACGAACAGCGCCGCCGCCAGCGCCTGCGCGCCCGGGCCCGGATCCGGGATCAGCGCGCCGCGCCAGAAAGCCTCTTCCAGCGCGCCGTTCAGCGCCGCCGCCAGCACCACCGCCGCCAGCACGCCGGGCGACAGCCGCAGCAGCGTGCCGCCCTGCCAGGCCAGCGCCGCCAGCACCAGCGCGACCAGCGCCAGCACTGCCGGCACCGAGGGCCGGCGCAGCCGCAGCGACCATCCGCCGCAGCGGGCCAGGGCAATCGCCAAAGCGGTCCAATAGGCCGCCAGCCCCGCCAGCTGCG from Paracoccus aminovorans includes:
- a CDS encoding CPBP family glutamic-type intramembrane protease — protein: MNRPLALAAVLAIPGLAALFHLLGQSGLRPLDAQLAGLAAYWTALAIALARCGGWSLRLRRPSVPAVLALVALVLAALAWQGGTLLRLSPGVLAAVVLAAALNGALEEAFWRGALIPDPGPGAQALAAALFVLWHLAPAAGAGLAGQDTLRLLLGAALIAPFMMAARLSSGTAGAGALAHALVNLLAFSGLAAANGMPASA